Proteins found in one Amblyraja radiata isolate CabotCenter1 chromosome 15, sAmbRad1.1.pri, whole genome shotgun sequence genomic segment:
- the LOC116981376 gene encoding interferon-induced protein with tetratricopeptide repeats 5-like isoform X2 gives MSDTLRESLLVKLGQLQCHFTWGPQMDIVDLDDVKQRLQDSIIIGGKHQGVPHNHLAYINYLQGNCEEALRDLEEAERRLREIHGDGFERRSIVTHGNRAWLHYHMGQLSEAQSYLDKLEVMCGPLTQGPHVTAMVPEVLGEKGWSLLSSRSQCYEEAKECFAKTLEEDPDNTEWNMGYATALYRLESISAIPENPEVSQSVRQLRRVLELDPGESVARVMLALRLQEFQQKAEANELVEEALRTSPDSPFVLRYAAKFYRIQHDADKAIELLKKALEFTPHSPFLHHQIGMCYRNKLFSLLQYPSIGDPGVKAELISHCKHHFGTAFELKPSYVFAKLDFAGICLMNDESDKAVEIYNILRSLEDVAPDKKQAIELQLGLYELYHTKSESNAIHHFMEGLKIQRGTKYWKICYTKLEKIARRQINRNPDNSRAWGILGFLHREAGENSEAVECYEKALRWDRGNEEYLSALRELRPST, from the exons ATGAG CGACACACTGAGGGAGTCCTTGTTGGTGAAGCTCGGCCAGCTTCAGTGCCACTTCACGTGGGGCCCACAGATGGACATCGTCGACCTGGACGACGTGAAGCAGAGGTTGCAGGATTCGATTATCATCGGCGGGAAGCACCAAGGCGTGCCGCACAACCACTTGGCTTACATCAACTACCTGCAGGGCAACTGCGAAGAAGCTCTCCGTGACTTAGAGGAGGCGGAGAGACGTCTGAGGGAGATCCACGGGGATGGATTTGAGAGGAGGAGCATCGTCACCCATGGCAACCGGGCCTGGTTGCATTACCACATGGGGCAACTCAGCGAGGCCCAGTCCTACCTCGACAAGCTGGAGGTGATGTGTGGCCCCCTCACACAGGGCCCGCACGTCACGGCAATGGTGCCCGAGGTgttgggggagaaggggtggtctTTGCTGAGCTCCCGCTCTCAGTGCTACGAGGAGGCGAAGGAATGTTTCGCCAAGACTCTGGAGGAAGATCCCGACAACACGGAGTGGAACATGGGCTACGCCACCGCTCTGTACCGTCTGGAATCGATTTCCGCGATCCCGGAAAACCCCGAAGTGAGTCAGTCGGTGAGACAGCTGAGACGGGTGCTGGAGCTCGATCCGGGTGAatctgtggccagggtgatgctgGCCCTCAGGCTCCAAGAGTTCCAGCAAAAGGCAGAAGCGAATGAATTGGTTGAAGAAGCGTTGCGGACAAGCCCAGATTCTCCATTTGTGCTCCGCTATGCAGCAAAGTTTTACAGGATACAGCACGATGCTGATAAAGCGATAGAGCTGCTGAAGAAAGCCTTAGAATTCACTCCGCACTCTCCCTTCTTGCACCATCAAATAGGTATGTGTTACAGGAACAAGCTATTTTCTCTGCTTCAATATCCAAGCATTGGAGACCCAGGCGTGAAGGCTGAGTTGATCAGCCATTGCAAGCACCATTTTGGAACGGCATTTGAACTGAAGCCATCGTATGTATTTGCAAAACTGGATTTTGCCGGGATCTGCTTAATGAATGATGAATCAGACAAAGCGGTGGAGATATACAACATCCTCCGGAGTTTAGAGGATGTTGCTCCAGATAAAAAGCAGGCAATAGAGTTACAGCTTGGATTATATGAACTGTATCACACCAAATCTGAATCAAACGCCATCCACCATTTTATGGAAGGCCTTAAAATCCAGCGCGGCACGAAATATTGGAAAATTTGTTACACTAAGTTGGAGAAGATTGCAAGAAGGCAAATTAACAGGAACCCGGACAACAGCAGagcctggggtatcctggggtttCTTCACCGAGAAGCCGGGGAGAATTCTGAAGCTGTTGAATGCTATGAAAAGGCCTTGCGGTGGGATCGTGGCAACGAAGAATATCTCAGCGCTCTTCGTGAATTGCGCCCTTCTACTTAG
- the LOC116981376 gene encoding interferon-induced protein with tetratricopeptide repeats 5-like isoform X1 has translation MSDTLRESLLVKLGQLQCHFTWGPQMDIVDLDDVKQRLQDSIIIGGKHQGVPHNHLAYINYLQGNCEEALRDLEEAERRLREIHGDGFERRSIVTHGNRAWLHYHMGQLSEAQSYLDKLEVMCGPLTQGPHVTAMVPEVLGEKGWSLLSSRSQCYEEAKECFAKTLEEDPDNTEWNMGYATALYRLESISAIPENPEVSQSVRQLRRVLELDPGESVARVMLALRLQEFQQKAEANELVEEALRTSPDSPFVLRYAAKFYRIQHDADKAIELLKKALEFTPHSPFLHHQIGMCYRNKLFSLLQYPSIGDPGVKAELISHCKHHFGTAFELKPSYVFAKLDFAGICLMNDESDKAVEIYNILRSLEDVAPDKKQAIELQLGLYELYHTKSESNAIHHFMEGLKIQRGTKYWKICYTKLEKIARRQINRNPDNSRAWGILGFLHREAGENSEAVECYEKALRWDRGNEEYLSALRELRPST, from the coding sequence CGACACACTGAGGGAGTCCTTGTTGGTGAAGCTCGGCCAGCTTCAGTGCCACTTCACGTGGGGCCCACAGATGGACATCGTCGACCTGGACGACGTGAAGCAGAGGTTGCAGGATTCGATTATCATCGGCGGGAAGCACCAAGGCGTGCCGCACAACCACTTGGCTTACATCAACTACCTGCAGGGCAACTGCGAAGAAGCTCTCCGTGACTTAGAGGAGGCGGAGAGACGTCTGAGGGAGATCCACGGGGATGGATTTGAGAGGAGGAGCATCGTCACCCATGGCAACCGGGCCTGGTTGCATTACCACATGGGGCAACTCAGCGAGGCCCAGTCCTACCTCGACAAGCTGGAGGTGATGTGTGGCCCCCTCACACAGGGCCCGCACGTCACGGCAATGGTGCCCGAGGTgttgggggagaaggggtggtctTTGCTGAGCTCCCGCTCTCAGTGCTACGAGGAGGCGAAGGAATGTTTCGCCAAGACTCTGGAGGAAGATCCCGACAACACGGAGTGGAACATGGGCTACGCCACCGCTCTGTACCGTCTGGAATCGATTTCCGCGATCCCGGAAAACCCCGAAGTGAGTCAGTCGGTGAGACAGCTGAGACGGGTGCTGGAGCTCGATCCGGGTGAatctgtggccagggtgatgctgGCCCTCAGGCTCCAAGAGTTCCAGCAAAAGGCAGAAGCGAATGAATTGGTTGAAGAAGCGTTGCGGACAAGCCCAGATTCTCCATTTGTGCTCCGCTATGCAGCAAAGTTTTACAGGATACAGCACGATGCTGATAAAGCGATAGAGCTGCTGAAGAAAGCCTTAGAATTCACTCCGCACTCTCCCTTCTTGCACCATCAAATAGGTATGTGTTACAGGAACAAGCTATTTTCTCTGCTTCAATATCCAAGCATTGGAGACCCAGGCGTGAAGGCTGAGTTGATCAGCCATTGCAAGCACCATTTTGGAACGGCATTTGAACTGAAGCCATCGTATGTATTTGCAAAACTGGATTTTGCCGGGATCTGCTTAATGAATGATGAATCAGACAAAGCGGTGGAGATATACAACATCCTCCGGAGTTTAGAGGATGTTGCTCCAGATAAAAAGCAGGCAATAGAGTTACAGCTTGGATTATATGAACTGTATCACACCAAATCTGAATCAAACGCCATCCACCATTTTATGGAAGGCCTTAAAATCCAGCGCGGCACGAAATATTGGAAAATTTGTTACACTAAGTTGGAGAAGATTGCAAGAAGGCAAATTAACAGGAACCCGGACAACAGCAGagcctggggtatcctggggtttCTTCACCGAGAAGCCGGGGAGAATTCTGAAGCTGTTGAATGCTATGAAAAGGCCTTGCGGTGGGATCGTGGCAACGAAGAATATCTCAGCGCTCTTCGTGAATTGCGCCCTTCTACTTAG